A stretch of the Macaca mulatta isolate MMU2019108-1 chromosome 16, T2T-MMU8v2.0, whole genome shotgun sequence genome encodes the following:
- the ARRB2 gene encoding beta-arrestin-2 isoform X15: MSDRSLHLEASLDKELYYHGEPLNVNVHVTNNSTKTVKKIKVSVRQYADICLFSTAQYKCPVAQLEQDDQVSPSSTFCKVYTITPLLSDNREKRGLALDGKLKHEDTNLASSTIVKEGANKEVLGILVSYRVKVKLVVSRGGDVSVELPFVLMHPKPRDHTPLPRPQSAAPETDVPVDTNLIEFDTNYATDDDIVFEDFARLRLKGMKDDDYDDQLC; this comes from the exons ATGTCTGACCGGTCCCTGCACCTCGAGGCTTCCCTGGACAAGGAG CTGTACTACCATGGGGAGCCCCTCAATGTAAATGTCCACGTCACCAACAACTCCACCAAGACCGTCAAGAAGATCAAAGTCTCTG TGAGACAGTACGCCGACATCTGCCTCTTCAGCACCGCCCAGTACAAGTGTCCCGTGGCTCAACTCGAACAAGA TGACCAGGTATCTCCCAGCTCCACGTTCTGTAAGGTGTACACCATCACCCCGCTGCTCAGTGACAACCGGGAGAAGCGGGGTCTCGCCCTGGATGGGAAACTCAAACACGAGGACACCAACCTGGCTTCCAGCACCAT CGTGAAGGAGGGTGCCAACAAGGAGGTGCTGGGAATCCTGGTGTCCTACAGGGTCAAGGTGAAGCTGGTGGTGTCTCGAGGCGG ggATGTGTCTGTGGAGCTGCCTTTTGTTCTTATGCACCCCAAGCCCCGCGACCACACCCCCCTCCCCAGACCCCAGTCAG CCGCTCCGGAGACAGACGTCCCCGTGGACACCAACCTCATTGAATTTGATACCAA CTATGCCACAGATGATGACATTGTGTTTGAGGACTTTGCCCGGCTTCGGCTGAAGGGGATGAAGGATGACGACTATGATGACCAACTCTGCTAG